A genomic stretch from Arachis stenosperma cultivar V10309 chromosome 3, arast.V10309.gnm1.PFL2, whole genome shotgun sequence includes:
- the LOC130966803 gene encoding protein MAIN-LIKE 1-like, whose translation MRLDDRYVPYLQMAGLYHLARLNDRWFRLDEALVSAFVERWRPETHTFHIPFRECTITLQDVAYQLGLPVDGRYVSGCLSEFHIYIEGGRPAWVWFQELLGVIPPPSQVQKYAVNCSWFQETFGECSEDADDDTVRRYARAYIMMLLGTQLFADKSGNRIHIRWLPYVARLEELSTYSGVLPHWLGCTGACAKWRTDMSSS comes from the coding sequence ATGCGACTTGATGACAGATACGTTCCGTACTTGCAGATGGCAGGTCTATACCATCTTGCAAGGCTGAACGACCGATGGTTCCGGCTAGACGAGGCCCTTGTCAGTGCATTCGTGGAGCGATGGCGTCCCGAGACGCACACGTTCCATATACCGTTCAGAGAGTGCACGATCACACTCCAGGACGTGGCATACCAGCTCGGTTTGCCAGTGGACGGCCGTTATGTGAGCGGGTGCTTGTCAGAGTTCCATATATACATCGAGGGTGGCCGTCCAGCCTGGGTCTGGTTCCAGGAGTTGCTCGGAGTTATACCTCCTCCCAGTCAGGTTCAGAAGTACGCAGTGAACTGCAGCTGGTTTCAGGAGACTTTCGGTGAGTGCTCTGAGGATGCAGATGATGACACTGTGCGTCGATATGCCCGTGCGTACATCATGATGTTGTTGGGCACGCAGCTGTTTGCAGACAAGTCAGGGAACCGGATTCACATCAGATGGCTTCCGTATGTAGCGAGGCTGGAGGAGCTGAGTACCTACAGCGGGGTTCTGCCGCATTGGCTTGGTTGTACCGGTGCATGTGCCAAGTGGCGAACAGACATGTCGTCAAGTTAG